From a region of the Nitrospira sp. genome:
- a CDS encoding phage baseplate assembly protein V, translating to MSGQGAPFYGKFRGVVSDNRDPLMLGRIRAKVQDVFGEQESGWALPALPYAGKNVGLFLIPPTDASVWIEFEHGDPDYPIWTGCFWAQGELPASPAVAEMKVLKTDVATMTLNDITGAGGVTIETTAGMKIVMNVTGIEITNGQNASIKLTGPQVSVNSGALEVT from the coding sequence ATGAGCGGCCAGGGCGCGCCGTTTTACGGAAAGTTTCGAGGCGTGGTGTCCGACAATCGCGACCCTCTGATGCTGGGACGGATTCGAGCGAAGGTGCAGGATGTGTTCGGTGAACAGGAAAGCGGGTGGGCCCTCCCTGCGTTACCCTATGCCGGGAAGAACGTGGGCTTGTTCCTTATTCCGCCCACTGATGCGTCCGTCTGGATCGAGTTTGAGCATGGCGATCCGGACTATCCCATCTGGACCGGCTGTTTCTGGGCGCAGGGGGAGTTGCCGGCCTCGCCTGCGGTGGCCGAGATGAAGGTGCTCAAGACCGATGTCGCGACGATGACGCTGAACGACATAACCGGTGCGGGGGGCGTCACCATTGAGACGACTGCGGGCATGAAGATCGTGATGAATGTGACGGGGATCGAAATCACCAACGGTCAGAATGCCAGTATCAAGCTCACCGGTCCACAAGTGTCTGTTAAC